A window of Costertonia aggregata contains these coding sequences:
- a CDS encoding MOSC domain-containing protein, translating to MKVISTNVGNAVTFLWNGKEERTGIFKYPVDKVLSLEKEDVANDTVIDRKHHGGIHKACYLFASDHYPYWKKLYPHLDWDWGMFGENLTVEGLNESVIRIGDIYKVGTALVQISQPREPCYKLGVRFKNQSVLKQFIHHGHPGTYVRVLNTGKVRAGDTLELIEQSQNTLTVQQFYNLLYDKKKDTSALRLAINNSSLPEYKRERLKKYL from the coding sequence ATGAAGGTGATATCGACCAATGTAGGGAATGCCGTTACGTTTCTGTGGAACGGCAAAGAAGAGCGAACAGGTATATTTAAATACCCAGTTGACAAAGTCTTGTCTCTAGAAAAAGAGGATGTCGCCAACGATACCGTTATCGACCGTAAACATCACGGTGGTATTCACAAAGCTTGTTATTTGTTCGCTTCTGACCATTATCCCTATTGGAAAAAACTATATCCCCATTTGGATTGGGACTGGGGTATGTTCGGGGAGAACCTTACCGTGGAAGGGCTAAACGAATCAGTTATCAGAATTGGGGATATTTATAAAGTAGGGACGGCATTGGTTCAAATATCCCAACCAAGAGAGCCATGTTATAAATTGGGGGTGCGGTTCAAAAATCAATCGGTATTAAAACAATTTATCCACCACGGCCACCCGGGGACCTATGTTCGGGTACTAAACACCGGAAAGGTCAGAGCCGGGGATACGCTTGAGTTGATTGAACAGTCCCAAAACACTTTAACCGTGCAACAATTTTACAATCTACTTTACGATAAGAAAAAAGATACGTCTGCGCTACGCTTGGCCATTAACAACAGTTCATTACCTGAATACAAACGGGAACGTTTAAAAAAATATCTATAA
- the htpG gene encoding molecular chaperone HtpG — protein sequence MATGKINVSVENIFPLIKKFLYSDHEIFLRELISNATDATLKLKHLTAIGEAKVEYGNPIIEVKADKKGKKLHIIDQGIGMTEEEIKKYINEVAFSGAEEFLNKYEDSAKDSGIIGHFGLGFYSAFMVAEKVEIISKSYKDDEAVHWSCDGSPKFTLKKGKKKDRGTEIILHIAEDSTEFLEDSRINELLRKYNKFMPIPIKFGTKTETLPKPDDAKEDDPAPTKEVDNIVNNPDPAWTKQPADLKEEDYKAFYRELYPMQFEEPLFNIHLNVDYPFNLTGILYFPKLTQDLNVQKDRIQLYQNQVFVTDNVEGIVPEFLTMLRGVIDSPDIPLNVSRSYLQADGAVKKISSYITRKVADKLNSLFKNSREDFEAKWNDIKIVIEYGMLSEDKFFDKADKFALYPTVDGNYFTFEELQEKIKANQTDKDDKLVILYASNKEEQHSYIEAAKAKGYEVLLMDSPIIGHLMQKLETSKEKISFARVDADHLDNLIKKEDTQISKLSDEEKETLKKNLEEVIENKSYTIQLEAMDSNASPFIITEPEFMRRMKEMQQTGGGGMFGMGNMPEMYNLIVNTNHELVGEILNTKTAKKRERLINQSIDLARLSKGLLKGEELTNFIKRSYEMVK from the coding sequence ATGGCAACAGGCAAAATAAACGTATCGGTGGAAAATATTTTTCCATTGATAAAAAAGTTTCTTTACAGCGACCACGAAATTTTTCTTCGCGAACTTATATCCAATGCGACAGATGCAACCTTAAAATTAAAACACTTGACCGCAATAGGTGAAGCCAAAGTTGAATATGGCAACCCCATAATAGAGGTAAAGGCAGATAAAAAAGGTAAAAAGCTCCACATTATCGACCAAGGTATTGGAATGACGGAAGAAGAAATCAAAAAATACATCAATGAGGTAGCTTTTTCAGGTGCCGAGGAGTTTTTGAACAAGTATGAAGATTCCGCGAAAGATTCTGGTATCATCGGCCATTTTGGCCTTGGTTTTTATTCCGCTTTTATGGTTGCGGAAAAAGTGGAAATCATCTCTAAAAGCTATAAAGATGATGAAGCGGTACATTGGAGCTGTGACGGTTCGCCAAAATTTACACTGAAAAAAGGCAAGAAAAAGGATAGAGGTACTGAAATCATTTTACACATTGCCGAAGATTCCACTGAATTTCTGGAAGATAGCAGAATAAATGAGCTATTGCGCAAGTACAATAAATTCATGCCCATTCCCATTAAATTTGGTACCAAAACCGAAACGCTTCCCAAACCGGATGATGCCAAAGAGGACGACCCCGCACCAACGAAAGAAGTAGATAACATAGTCAATAATCCCGACCCCGCTTGGACCAAACAACCTGCGGATTTAAAAGAAGAAGATTACAAAGCGTTTTACAGGGAGCTGTATCCCATGCAATTTGAAGAACCTTTGTTTAATATACATTTGAATGTTGACTATCCTTTTAACCTAACAGGTATACTTTATTTTCCAAAACTTACGCAAGACCTAAACGTACAAAAAGACCGTATTCAATTATATCAGAACCAAGTTTTCGTAACCGATAACGTTGAAGGCATTGTACCGGAATTCTTGACCATGTTGCGTGGGGTAATAGATTCTCCGGATATTCCCCTAAATGTTTCTCGCTCTTACCTACAGGCTGATGGTGCGGTGAAGAAAATATCCTCGTACATCACAAGAAAAGTGGCCGATAAATTAAATTCACTCTTTAAGAACAGTCGCGAGGATTTCGAGGCCAAATGGAACGATATCAAAATAGTTATAGAATATGGAATGCTATCCGAAGATAAATTCTTTGATAAAGCTGACAAATTTGCATTGTACCCTACAGTAGATGGCAATTATTTTACGTTTGAGGAGCTGCAGGAAAAAATAAAGGCAAACCAGACCGATAAGGACGATAAATTGGTTATCCTTTACGCATCAAACAAAGAAGAACAACACAGTTATATCGAAGCCGCAAAAGCAAAAGGATATGAGGTTTTGTTGATGGATTCCCCGATTATAGGACATTTGATGCAAAAGCTGGAAACCTCAAAAGAAAAAATTTCATTCGCCCGGGTAGATGCAGACCATTTGGACAACCTCATCAAAAAAGAGGACACTCAAATCTCCAAGCTTTCCGATGAGGAAAAAGAAACCTTAAAAAAGAACCTTGAAGAGGTGATTGAAAATAAAAGCTACACCATTCAGTTAGAAGCTATGGACAGTAATGCATCACCCTTCATCATAACCGAACCGGAATTCATGCGCCGCATGAAAGAAATGCAGCAGACCGGTGGCGGTGGTATGTTCGGTATGGGCAATATGCCCGAAATGTACAATCTTATCGTGAATACGAACCACGAGTTGGTGGGCGAGATTCTGAATACGAAGACGGCAAAAAAACGGGAACGCTTGATAAACCAGTCCATAGATTTGGCCAGGCTCTCCAAAGGCCTATTAAAAGGTGAAGAGCTGACCAATTTTATAAAGCGTAGCTATGAGATGGTAAAATAG
- a CDS encoding AraC family transcriptional regulator yields the protein MILQKPAFESITPNFGHSYTFQKFSETNLNKSTIWHYHPEIELVYVNGGTGKRQVGSHVSYFTDGELILIGSNLPHCGFTDKLTGNKSETVIQMKTDFLGNDFFNIPEMKKIQKLFEIAKGGVVFSGKTKRKIGEKIDVLEYQTDFQRLLSILNILNELGNSQDIKVLNGEGFSMEAEVKDNDRINLVFNFVKTNFKEEIPLQEMADLVSMTIPSFCRYFKKITNKTFIQFVNEYRLVHASKLLAEKPMSITEVCFESGFNNFSHFNKSFKKFTGQNPSEYRNQLKTVLQ from the coding sequence ATGATACTTCAAAAACCTGCATTTGAATCAATAACCCCAAATTTTGGACACTCTTACACGTTTCAAAAATTTAGTGAGACCAATTTGAACAAGAGTACCATATGGCATTACCACCCAGAGATTGAACTTGTTTATGTAAATGGTGGTACAGGCAAGCGACAAGTGGGGAGCCACGTTTCCTATTTTACCGATGGCGAGCTCATACTCATAGGCAGTAATTTGCCCCATTGCGGTTTTACCGATAAACTTACGGGCAATAAAAGCGAAACGGTAATACAAATGAAAACCGATTTTCTGGGAAACGACTTTTTTAATATCCCGGAAATGAAGAAGATTCAAAAACTCTTCGAAATTGCCAAAGGTGGCGTTGTATTTTCGGGCAAGACCAAACGTAAAATTGGTGAAAAAATTGATGTTTTGGAATACCAGACCGATTTTCAAAGGCTATTGTCCATTCTAAATATTTTGAACGAGCTAGGAAATTCTCAGGACATAAAAGTCCTCAATGGGGAAGGCTTTTCTATGGAGGCCGAAGTAAAGGATAATGACCGCATAAACCTGGTGTTCAATTTTGTGAAGACCAATTTTAAGGAAGAAATACCATTGCAGGAAATGGCGGATTTAGTCAGCATGACCATACCTTCTTTTTGCAGGTATTTTAAAAAGATAACCAACAAGACCTTTATTCAATTTGTGAACGAATACAGGTTGGTACATGCCTCAAAATTATTGGCAGAAAAGCCCATGAGCATTACCGAAGTATGTTTTGAAAGTGGGTTCAACAATTTTTCCCATTTCAATAAATCTTTTAAAAAGTTTACGGGCCAGAACCCCTCCGAGTATCGAAACCAATTAAAAACCGTCTTACAATAA
- a CDS encoding DUF885 domain-containing protein, protein MKKGILVALTILLMVSCKESDKKSTPNDLPVTKNEAFDTLLENYYQDGLKINPLNATFQGDNRYNDTLPNFLDDAYEKQLRQYYSEYGTKLKNFEDETLSESQKLTKAILKWECNINLEGLGFTDYTPLDQMWTMNLMIGQMAGGTGAQPFKTVEDYDNWLSRLEDYGKWLASAKERMIRGIAVEDVLPKSLIKKVIPQLASVVEPKLQDNLFYSPIKKIPENFSNEDKTRLTQSYGKMITETIVPAYSELHDFMKSDYMAAGRESSGIQGIPNGDAYYAHQIKVYTTTNMTADEIHKIGLDEVARIASEMEKVKQQVGFEGDLKAFFDHVRNKKELMPFTEPQQVIDNFNAIHAKMKPQVDKLFDKQPKTAFEVRRTEAFREASASAEYNPGSLDGTRPGIFYVPIPNVDKYNVYSDEDLFLHEAIPGHHFQISLTQENQDLPKFRKTLWYSAYGEGWALYTESLGKELGLYDDPYQYFGMLGAEMHRAVRLVVDTGLHSKGWSREKAIQYSLDNEAESEASITSEIERYMANPGQALSYKIGQLKILELRAKAEKELGNAFDIREFHNQVLETGCVPLALLEDKINAWITNTQTQK, encoded by the coding sequence ATGAAAAAAGGAATCTTAGTTGCCCTTACGATACTACTAATGGTCTCATGCAAAGAATCCGATAAAAAAAGTACTCCTAACGATTTGCCAGTGACAAAAAACGAGGCCTTTGATACACTTTTAGAAAACTATTACCAAGATGGCCTTAAAATAAACCCTTTGAACGCTACGTTTCAAGGAGACAACAGGTATAATGACACACTTCCCAATTTTTTGGACGATGCTTATGAAAAACAGCTAAGGCAATATTATTCCGAGTATGGTACCAAGTTGAAAAACTTTGAAGACGAAACACTGTCCGAAAGTCAAAAACTGACCAAGGCCATTTTAAAATGGGAATGCAACATTAATCTAGAAGGACTTGGTTTTACCGATTATACGCCTTTGGACCAAATGTGGACCATGAATTTAATGATCGGTCAAATGGCGGGCGGCACTGGTGCACAGCCCTTTAAAACGGTCGAAGATTATGACAATTGGCTGTCCAGGTTAGAGGATTACGGCAAATGGTTGGCTTCTGCAAAAGAAAGAATGATAAGAGGCATCGCTGTTGAAGATGTTCTTCCCAAATCGCTCATCAAAAAAGTTATTCCACAATTGGCAAGTGTAGTCGAACCTAAATTGCAAGACAATCTATTCTACAGCCCTATCAAAAAAATTCCCGAAAATTTTTCCAACGAAGACAAAACCAGATTGACACAATCATATGGTAAAATGATTACGGAAACCATTGTGCCTGCGTACAGTGAACTACATGATTTTATGAAATCCGATTATATGGCGGCCGGAAGGGAATCTAGCGGAATTCAGGGCATACCCAATGGCGATGCTTACTATGCTCATCAAATTAAAGTATATACCACAACCAATATGACCGCTGACGAGATTCACAAAATTGGCCTAGACGAGGTGGCGCGAATAGCTTCCGAAATGGAAAAGGTAAAGCAACAAGTGGGTTTCGAAGGCGATTTAAAGGCCTTTTTTGACCATGTAAGAAATAAGAAAGAGTTGATGCCATTTACCGAACCCCAACAGGTAATCGATAATTTTAATGCCATACACGCAAAAATGAAACCCCAAGTGGACAAACTTTTCGACAAGCAGCCCAAAACCGCTTTTGAGGTACGCCGTACCGAAGCCTTTAGGGAAGCATCGGCAAGTGCCGAATATAACCCAGGGTCATTGGACGGTACCAGACCCGGGATATTCTATGTCCCCATTCCCAACGTAGACAAATACAACGTGTATTCAGACGAGGATTTATTCTTGCATGAAGCCATACCTGGCCATCACTTTCAAATTTCGTTGACCCAAGAGAATCAAGATCTGCCAAAATTCAGGAAAACACTTTGGTACAGTGCCTATGGGGAAGGTTGGGCCTTGTACACCGAATCTTTGGGAAAAGAACTTGGACTGTACGATGATCCATATCAATATTTTGGAATGTTAGGTGCCGAAATGCATAGGGCGGTACGTTTGGTGGTTGATACTGGGTTACATTCAAAAGGCTGGTCACGAGAAAAGGCCATTCAATACTCATTGGACAACGAGGCAGAATCCGAAGCGAGTATAACCTCGGAAATTGAACGGTACATGGCAAATCCGGGGCAGGCATTATCCTATAAAATAGGCCAACTCAAGATATTGGAGCTTAGGGCTAAAGCAGAAAAAGAGTTGGGAAATGCTTTTGATATCAGGGAATTTCATAATCAAGTATTGGAAACTGGATGTGTTCCGTTGGCGTTACTGGAAGATAAAATAAATGCTTGGATCACAAATACCCAAACCCAAAAGTAA
- a CDS encoding helix-turn-helix domain-containing protein — MNIHLPFWFFKSTLRWKRHTGSSMDLNYNLYAFLDTVGLIQGLTLGILLIIINKKKHKSTFFLGLFLLLYAVERINPILESLDIYKFYPELYRLPFNFFWLLYPLFYVYTQQVCIFADKKIQYWVLYPGILAFFVQVVIFFLPYEEKLIIVDTLWFKAFIICGFIYGIIIGIWNLKLISNHKSEVKNVFSLLESKELQWAKVFLLFAISGSILYIIQYYALPNNVYSNIFFVLFDLIVIYWVSYHGVEQRNVLSLLSKSEMFGNKGDKIPSQPNLPVNSYEGMKELMVEIDDYMKQSESFMQTELTIVDVAKGLNIHPKRISTTINTMCHVNFNTYVNQFRIRKAEKLLDNQEDLNLSIEGIGNEVGFHSKSAFYAAFKKITGTTPTKYKQGRAKL; from the coding sequence ATGAATATTCATTTGCCCTTTTGGTTTTTTAAAAGTACCTTAAGATGGAAAAGACACACTGGTAGCTCTATGGATTTGAACTATAATCTTTATGCTTTTTTAGATACGGTTGGTCTCATACAGGGACTAACACTGGGGATTTTATTGATTATAATCAATAAAAAAAAGCATAAAAGCACTTTTTTCTTAGGGTTGTTTTTACTCTTATATGCCGTTGAGCGCATAAACCCTATTCTTGAGAGTCTCGATATTTATAAATTTTATCCAGAGCTTTACCGCTTGCCCTTTAATTTTTTTTGGTTATTGTATCCCCTGTTTTATGTATACACGCAGCAGGTATGTATTTTTGCGGACAAAAAGATACAGTATTGGGTATTGTATCCGGGAATATTGGCATTTTTTGTACAAGTTGTTATTTTTTTCCTTCCGTACGAAGAAAAGCTAATCATTGTAGATACATTGTGGTTCAAAGCATTTATAATATGCGGATTTATCTATGGAATAATTATTGGCATTTGGAATTTAAAGTTAATATCCAACCATAAGAGCGAAGTCAAAAATGTATTCTCCTTGCTAGAATCCAAGGAACTGCAATGGGCTAAAGTCTTTTTACTTTTTGCCATTTCAGGCTCTATATTGTACATTATTCAATATTATGCTTTACCAAATAATGTATATTCCAACATATTTTTTGTTCTATTTGACCTTATCGTAATTTACTGGGTATCCTACCACGGGGTAGAACAGCGCAACGTACTATCCTTGCTTTCCAAAAGTGAAATGTTTGGCAACAAAGGCGATAAAATACCATCTCAGCCAAATCTCCCGGTAAACTCCTATGAGGGGATGAAAGAATTAATGGTAGAAATAGACGATTACATGAAACAATCGGAAAGTTTTATGCAAACCGAGTTGACGATAGTTGACGTGGCCAAAGGACTCAACATTCATCCCAAACGAATATCAACGACCATAAATACCATGTGCCACGTAAATTTCAATACCTATGTCAACCAATTTAGAATACGCAAGGCAGAAAAGTTACTGGATAATCAAGAAGATTTAAACTTAAGTATTGAAGGGATAGGAAATGAAGTTGGTTTTCACAGCAAAAGTGCTTTTTACGCTGCCTTTAAAAAAATAACGGGCACTACCCCTACCAAATACAAACAAGGCCGCGCTAAACTGTAG
- a CDS encoding DoxX family protein translates to MTYPWHLYFMAGMYIFAGTMHFIKPKAYLRIMPRYLPNPKALVFWSGVAEVVLGVGLCFSSTKNISIYGIIVMLAVFLLVHFYMLSSEKASAGVPKWILILRIPLQFGLMYWAVWYLPL, encoded by the coding sequence ATGACCTACCCTTGGCATCTTTATTTCATGGCGGGCATGTATATATTCGCAGGAACCATGCACTTTATAAAACCAAAGGCATATTTGCGTATAATGCCCAGATATCTGCCCAATCCGAAAGCTTTAGTGTTTTGGAGCGGAGTAGCCGAAGTTGTGCTAGGTGTGGGCCTATGTTTTTCGAGCACAAAAAATATATCCATTTACGGTATCATAGTTATGCTGGCCGTATTCTTGTTGGTTCATTTTTACATGCTTTCAAGTGAGAAGGCATCGGCTGGTGTTCCCAAATGGATTTTGATTTTGAGAATACCGTTACAGTTTGGCCTAATGTATTGGGCGGTTTGGTATTTACCCTTATAA